Proteins from a single region of Rhodopirellula halodulae:
- a CDS encoding DUF1559 domain-containing protein, whose product MKSKLALIDLVTVGVVASVAFVLLLPGVLRHRAAARNTQCLNNIKMLGLAMHNYHAAFKQLPPGLGGTVGGEEDECNQGRLGPIVALTPFLEQQALWEQIANPHVSRKTAKLFPAMGPVPWHDPTEYTPWASTFPTLRCPADSKAKPEQPKAEPIVVNTLAMPEVPAEAMISSALCNYVVSYGDGTSLMGDRIDMQNAQSARRAQAGMRGAFSGNRTMKFRDFLDGLSYTIAMSETITPGENDAKESHIAQGIKGLSLNPSLCLKAHEGEHADWWDTRRGSRWADGALAISGFQTVLPPNSPTCLSDLGMKDPIASASSRHADGVHALMSDGRSIFVSDSIDAGDITQPGVALGEGYTRPGSQSPYGIWGAMGSRAAMERLPRPITSLPEIEEEVTNQAGGAQGGKSTDIWTTWTDRDGEHRLKAKLNRIIDRETVELEDRQGILHRVPLNTLSDKNIIRAVMLHETQLESDSR is encoded by the coding sequence ATGAAGTCGAAGCTGGCTCTCATTGATCTGGTCACCGTTGGTGTGGTGGCTTCGGTAGCATTCGTTTTGTTGTTGCCGGGAGTATTGCGTCATCGTGCTGCGGCTCGAAACACGCAGTGTCTCAACAACATCAAAATGTTGGGCTTGGCAATGCACAACTATCATGCCGCGTTCAAGCAGTTGCCACCGGGATTGGGCGGGACGGTAGGTGGCGAAGAAGATGAGTGCAATCAGGGGCGGCTTGGGCCAATCGTCGCTCTCACTCCGTTCTTGGAACAACAGGCTCTCTGGGAGCAAATCGCCAATCCGCATGTGTCCAGAAAGACGGCCAAGTTGTTTCCGGCGATGGGGCCTGTGCCGTGGCATGACCCCACGGAGTACACGCCTTGGGCTTCCACGTTCCCCACACTGCGTTGTCCCGCTGATTCAAAAGCGAAACCGGAACAACCCAAAGCGGAGCCGATCGTTGTGAACACATTGGCCATGCCAGAGGTGCCAGCGGAGGCAATGATTTCGTCCGCGCTCTGCAATTATGTGGTCAGCTACGGCGATGGAACGTCTTTGATGGGCGACAGGATTGATATGCAAAACGCTCAATCGGCGAGACGTGCCCAAGCGGGAATGCGAGGGGCTTTTTCGGGCAACAGGACTATGAAATTTCGTGACTTCCTCGATGGGTTGTCCTATACGATTGCGATGTCCGAAACGATCACTCCAGGCGAGAACGATGCAAAAGAGTCCCACATCGCGCAGGGGATCAAAGGACTGAGTCTGAATCCGTCGCTGTGCTTGAAAGCCCACGAAGGTGAGCATGCGGATTGGTGGGACACACGCCGTGGATCTCGTTGGGCGGATGGCGCGTTGGCGATCAGTGGCTTTCAAACCGTGTTGCCGCCTAACTCGCCGACTTGTTTGTCAGATTTGGGAATGAAAGATCCGATTGCATCGGCATCCAGTCGCCATGCGGATGGTGTTCACGCGTTGATGAGCGATGGACGTTCCATCTTTGTGAGTGACAGCATCGATGCCGGCGATATCACTCAGCCCGGAGTTGCCTTGGGTGAAGGATATACTCGTCCCGGATCACAAAGCCCCTATGGAATCTGGGGAGCGATGGGATCTCGAGCCGCCATGGAAAGGTTGCCACGCCCAATCACCAGTCTGCCTGAGATCGAAGAAGAGGTCACGAATCAAGCTGGTGGAGCCCAGGGTGGCAAATCCACCGACATTTGGACGACGTGGACCGACCGCGACGGCGAGCATCGGTTGAAAGCGAAGCTCAACCGAATCATCGATCGCGAAACGGTGGAGCTCGAAGACCGGCAAGGTATCTTGCACCGCGTTCCTCTGAACACGTTGTCCGACAAAAACATCATCCGGGCGGTCATGTTGCACGAGACGCAGTTGGAATCCGATTCGCGTTGA
- a CDS encoding DnaJ C-terminal domain-containing protein, which translates to MAEDLYQTLGVSRDAEKSELTKAYRKLARKYHPDMNPDNPDAQEKFKRVQEAYEVLSDEEKRAAYDRYGSDFEKIRGGWNPNAGGGAGPSFDGLDLEQIFGAAGRGGGGGGAGFENGFNDFFEQILGGGGRAGGHGSPFGGGRQRTAPPQRGQNIRHELSVTFRTAVLGDKVEFYLARGGKQEKLSVSIPPGVDSGSKIRLRDQGHPGPGGAGDLILIIQVDKHPFYKRNGNHLELKLPITLAEAVLGAKVDVPTPAGTITLSVPAGSSSGKRLRLKGQGVRNPKGADGDLIVELQIQLPESIDDESKKLIEQFNEANPMQPRESLKF; encoded by the coding sequence GTGGCTGAAGATCTGTATCAAACACTCGGCGTTTCTAGGGACGCCGAAAAGAGTGAACTGACCAAAGCCTATCGCAAATTGGCCCGGAAATACCATCCGGACATGAATCCGGATAACCCGGACGCACAGGAGAAATTCAAACGCGTGCAAGAAGCGTACGAAGTTCTCAGCGACGAAGAGAAGCGAGCCGCATACGACCGCTACGGATCCGATTTCGAAAAAATTCGCGGCGGCTGGAATCCCAACGCCGGAGGCGGCGCGGGTCCATCGTTCGACGGATTGGACCTGGAGCAAATCTTCGGTGCAGCGGGACGCGGCGGCGGTGGCGGAGGAGCCGGGTTTGAAAACGGCTTCAACGATTTCTTTGAGCAAATTCTTGGCGGTGGTGGCCGAGCCGGCGGGCACGGCAGTCCATTCGGCGGCGGCAGACAACGCACCGCGCCACCTCAACGTGGCCAAAACATTCGCCATGAACTATCCGTGACCTTCCGCACTGCCGTGCTTGGCGACAAGGTCGAGTTCTACCTGGCGCGAGGCGGCAAGCAAGAAAAACTGTCCGTCAGCATTCCGCCCGGAGTCGATTCGGGCAGCAAAATTCGTTTGCGAGACCAAGGACATCCCGGTCCCGGCGGCGCTGGCGATTTGATCCTGATCATCCAAGTCGACAAACACCCGTTCTATAAACGCAACGGTAACCACTTGGAATTGAAGCTGCCGATCACGCTGGCGGAAGCCGTGCTGGGTGCCAAGGTTGATGTCCCAACACCCGCCGGAACGATCACGTTGTCAGTCCCAGCCGGAAGCTCCAGCGGCAAACGATTGCGATTGAAAGGACAAGGCGTCCGCAATCCCAAAGGCGCCGATGGCGACTTGATTGTCGAGTTGCAAATTCAGCTCCCGGAATCGATTGACGACGAATCCAAGAAGCTGATCGAGCAATTCAACGAGGCCAATCCTATGCAACCACGCGAATCGCTGAAGTTCTGA